From Candoia aspera isolate rCanAsp1 chromosome 4, rCanAsp1.hap2, whole genome shotgun sequence, a single genomic window includes:
- the LOC134496714 gene encoding vomeronasal type-2 receptor 26-like has product MNEICQENNKESVQLGVLFPHVACHIERIDCAFSDLPITQHKYFQTEDFIIGAITSLFVIPKVQTHFKENHIFTVIDELLVLTKHYQHVLAFVFAVKEINENVQVLPNITLGFRIYDKYAGKWTYHTTMELFSPENKLIPNYKCGTQNNMISVIGALYPEISLDMSVILAMYKVPQFVYTSLPKIEKKTQVTSLYEMVPNQEYQYRGILLLLLHFRWTWVGVLVKEDEIEGFQQNMLSLFPHSGICVEFLESLKPFFISSLSDGMEQLLETYHVIMNSKANAVIVYERNVLLLRVLLHLPQMEEVLVKPKAKVWILLSEMDLASYVFQRSWDLQVLHGALSFATYSNEVPGFQTFLRSRNHLFIKGDLFVREVWEQAFGCDYPTPSVNEDGTCTGEERLESLPAVLFEMSMTGHSYSIYNSVSAAAYALHDMQLSAEKHRVPMNRGKVHLPDQQPWQLHYYLKRVSFNNSAGDAISFDRNGKLIVAFDIINWITFPNQSLHRRKVGKLDPWAPQEKMFVINDNNITWHSSVNQTVPSSVCTDSCHPGYFRQKQGEKPPCCYDCILCPAGKVSGQNDAEDCSGCPEDQYASKDKTSCIPKRVTSLSYEEPLGTALSIVALSFSLLTALVLGTFLKHHHTPIIKANNRDLTYTLLLSLQLCFLCALQFLITPGTIICLFRQITFGLIFSVAVSCVLAKTIIVVLAFLATKPGSQMKRWVGKELATSIVLTCSLVQAVICTLWLAMAPPFPDADMISVTEEIVLECNEGSVFMFYCVLGYMGFLAVASFIVAFLARKLPSTFNEAKPITFSMLVFCSVWLSFIPSYLSTKGKYVAAVEIFSILASSAGLLSCMFLPKCYIIILRPELNKREVLIHGKQYK; this is encoded by the exons ATGAATGAAATATGCCAGGAAAATAACAAAGAGTCTGTCCAGCTAGGAG tgTTGTTTCCTCACGTGGCATGCCATATAGAGAGAATAGATTGTGCTTTCAGTGATCTTCCTATTACTCAACACAAGTATTTTCAAACTGAAGACTTCATCATTGGTGCCATTACTTCTCTTTTTGTTATTCCTAAAGTGCAAACTCACTTTAAAGAAAACCACATCTTTACAGTTATTGATGAACTTCT aGTTCTCACTAAGCATTACCAGCATGTTTTGGCATTCGTATTTGCTGTGAAAGAGATCAATGAAAACGTCCAGGTTTTACCCAATATCACCTTGGGCTTCAGAATCTATGACAAGTATGCTGGAAAATGGACTTATCATACTACCATGGAACTTTTCTCCCCTGAAAACAAATTGATTCCCAATTATAAGTGTGGTACCCAGAACAACATGATTTCCGTGATTGGGGCTCTGTATCCTGAAATCTCTCTTGATATGTCAGTTATCTTGGCGATGTACAAAGTTCCACAG TTTGTGTACACTTCTCTtccaaaaatagaaaagaaaacccAAGTCACTTCTCTCTATGAAATGGTCCCAAATCAGGAATATCAGTACAGAGGGATTCTTCTGCTATTGCTGCATTTCAGATGGACCTGGGTTGGGGTTCTGGTTAAAGAAGATGAAATAGAAGGATTTCAGCAAAACATGCTTTCCTTATTCCCCCATTCTGGCATTTGTGTTGAATTCCTAGAAAGTCTTAAGCCTTTTTTCATCAGTTCTCTTTCTGATGGAATGGAACAATTGTTGGAAACATATCACGTTATCATGAACAGCAAAGCCAATGCAGTGATAGTCTATGAAAGAAATGTTTTACTTTTGAGGGTGTTGTTACATTTACCTCAAATGGAGGAAGTACTTGTAAAGCCTAAAGCTAAAGTGTGGATCCTGCTGTCTGAGATGGATCTGGCTTCCTACGTTTTTCAAAGAAGTTGGGATCTACAAGTCCTCCATGGTGCGCTGTCTTTTGCCACTTACTCCAATGAAGTTCCAGGATTTCAAACTTTCCTTCGAAGTAGGAACCATTTATTCATAAAAGGGGATCTGTTTGTCAGAGAAGTGTGGGAACAAGCATTTGGCTGTGATTATCCCACTCCATCTGTGAATGAAGATGGCACCTGCACTGGGGAAGAGAGATTGGAGAGCCTTCCTGCGGTTctttttgaaatgagcatgactggccacagttacagtatatacaattCAGTCTCTGCTGCCGCGTATGCTTTACATGACATGCAGCTGAGTGCAGAAAAACACAGAGTGCCAATGAACAGAGGGAAAGTGCACCTTCCGGATCAGCAGCCATGGCAG CTCCACTATTATCTGAAAAGAGTCTCATTTAATAACAGTGCTGGAGATGCAATTTCTTTTGACAGGAATGGGAAATTGATAGTTGCATTTGATATTATAAACTGGATAACATTCCCAAACCAATCCCTTCATCGAAGGAAGGTCGGGAAACTGGATCCTTGGGCTCCTCAAGAGAAGATGTTTGTGATCAATGATAACAACATCACTTGGCATAGCAGCGTTAACCAG ACCGTGCCCTCATCTGTGTGTACTGATAGCTGCCATCCTGGttatttcaggcaaaagcaaGGGGAGAAACCACCTTGCTGCTATGACTGCATCCTATGTCCTGCAGGGAAGGTGTCAGGCCAGAATG aTGCTGAAGACTGTTCAGGTTGCCCAGAAGATCAGTACGCAAGCAAAGACAAAACTTCATGTATTCCCAAGAGGGTTACTTCCTTGTCTTATGAAGAACCTTTGGGCACTGCTTTAAGTATTGTGGCCCTCTCCTTCTCTTTACTCACAGCTTTGGTGCTGGGAACATTTCTGAAACACCACCACACCCCcatcatcaaagccaacaaccgggatctCACCTACActcttctcctttctctccaGCTCTGCTTCCTTTGTGCACTGCAGTTCCTCATTACGCCTGGGACTATAATATGCCTCTTCCGACAAATCACTTTTGGActcatcttctcagtggctgtgtCCTGCgtcttggccaaaaccatcattgtGGTTTTAGCTTtcctggccaccaagccaggatcccaAATGAAAAGGTGGGTGGGGAAAGAATTGGCAACCTCCATTGTACTTACCTGCTCTCTTGTGCAAGCCGTCATTTGTACCTTGTGGCTGGCAATGGCTCCCCCCTTCCCAGACGCTGATATGATCTCAGTCACTGAGGAGATTGTTCTAGAATGCAACGAAGGCTCGGTGTTCATGTTTTATTGCGTCCTGGGCTACATGGGTTTCCTGGCTGTGGCCAGTTTTATAGTGGCTTTTCTGGCCAGGAAACTCCCCAgcactttcaatgaagccaaaccaatcactttcagcatgttggtcttttgcagtgtgTGGCTCTCCTTTATTCCCagctacctgagcaccaaaggaaaatatgtggctgctgTGGAGATTTTTTCCATCTTAGCCTCCAGTGCTGGGTTACTCAGTTGCATGTTTTTACCAAAATGTTACATCATTATCCTGAGACCTGAGCTAAACAAGAGAGAAGTGCTAATACATGGAAAACAGTATAAATAA